In the genome of Gloeotrichia echinulata CP02, one region contains:
- a CDS encoding GAF domain-containing protein, with translation MNINQSESTVELTNLSPPYFLFGTDVDEKSSSEQFLLSIYDSVQASIFVVDVQEDGDFRYVALNPTHERWIGMRSEDLKGKKPEDILSPVDAARVRQHYTDCVRFGKTISYEQCLQFQGKRTWWSTTLTPLRDANAKIYRLIGTSSNITPPKKVERSGRLQQQGRNLLEALAQQIRHSEDLDIILPQTVKQIRQILQCDRVLIYRFGTDGTGVVVAESTVIATGPLLGKNIDDPCFTNQHQQSYTRGGIEVVEDIYAPGLHPCQRDFLASLQVRANLAVPILLKQDLWGLLITQHCQEPRQWQHSEIDLLNQLATQLSISVLQAELHQQVQHLKAQMQQTHNFQALVQRITEKIRDNLDATQILQTVIQELVQLLKLESCQIELYSSNCTLATVAYEYCASLPPSQGLVTEVANFPDMYQPLLQKQTRQTVEIVPRWHPKLLIVTQIACPIFDAQGILGNLWLIRPTQETFEEAEIGLLQQVANQCAIAIRRGKLYDTTQAQDRDLETGEHLKNEFLRTLSQELRTPITSISLAAQTLESLLTANKALDRELVSQLLQILQNECGRGSKLIHDLLALTHIETKPDPQTLIVIDLQTWLPPIVESFREVTACQRQELTLNIETALPALETDITDLERVVTELLSHVCKYTPVGESITVSAHLTADNLQMSFRNSGLEIPANQLSRIFEPFYRLSKNDPWKSSGTGLELALVKKMVQHLGGSIYVESVAGQTTFIVELPI, from the coding sequence ATGAACATCAATCAATCGGAATCAACTGTAGAGTTGACAAACCTATCACCTCCTTACTTTCTCTTCGGCACAGACGTAGATGAGAAAAGTAGTAGCGAGCAGTTTCTACTGAGTATCTACGATTCAGTTCAGGCATCGATTTTTGTGGTAGATGTTCAAGAAGATGGAGATTTTCGGTATGTGGCATTGAATCCAACTCATGAGCGATGGATAGGTATGCGTTCTGAGGATCTCAAGGGCAAAAAACCAGAGGATATTCTCTCGCCAGTCGATGCTGCTAGGGTGCGTCAGCATTATACAGACTGCGTGCGCTTTGGTAAAACTATTTCCTACGAACAATGCTTGCAATTTCAGGGTAAGCGCACTTGGTGGAGTACGACTCTAACGCCACTGCGAGATGCTAACGCGAAGATTTACCGACTTATTGGTACTAGTAGTAATATTACACCCCCCAAGAAGGTAGAACGAAGTGGCAGACTACAACAGCAAGGACGCAATCTGTTAGAAGCTCTCGCCCAACAGATTCGCCATTCAGAAGATTTAGATATTATTCTACCACAAACAGTAAAACAAATCAGGCAAATTTTGCAATGCGATCGCGTCCTGATTTACCGTTTTGGGACTGATGGAACTGGGGTAGTAGTTGCGGAATCAACTGTGATTGCAACAGGTCCCCTGCTAGGAAAAAACATCGATGATCCCTGTTTCACTAATCAACATCAACAAAGCTACACACGCGGGGGAATTGAAGTTGTTGAAGATATTTATGCCCCTGGGTTACATCCTTGTCAACGGGATTTCCTCGCCTCCTTGCAGGTGAGAGCTAATTTAGCCGTGCCTATTTTGTTAAAGCAAGATTTGTGGGGGCTATTGATTACCCAACATTGCCAGGAACCACGTCAATGGCAGCATAGCGAAATTGACCTGCTCAACCAACTAGCAACCCAACTCTCAATTTCTGTCTTGCAAGCAGAACTGCATCAGCAAGTACAACACCTCAAAGCTCAGATGCAGCAGACACATAACTTTCAAGCACTGGTGCAGCGGATAACAGAAAAAATCCGTGATAATCTGGATGCAACTCAGATTCTGCAAACAGTTATTCAGGAATTGGTACAGTTACTCAAACTGGAAAGTTGCCAAATCGAATTATATAGTAGTAACTGCACTTTAGCAACAGTTGCCTACGAGTACTGCGCTAGTCTACCCCCAAGCCAAGGCTTAGTCACAGAGGTAGCAAACTTTCCCGACATGTATCAGCCACTGTTGCAGAAACAAACCCGGCAAACAGTAGAAATCGTTCCCCGATGGCACCCAAAGTTATTGATTGTCACCCAGATTGCTTGTCCTATTTTCGATGCTCAAGGAATACTCGGCAATCTTTGGCTGATTAGACCCACACAAGAAACCTTTGAGGAAGCGGAAATTGGGCTATTGCAGCAGGTAGCAAATCAATGTGCGATCGCCATTCGCCGTGGTAAACTTTACGACACAACCCAGGCACAGGACAGAGATCTCGAAACTGGTGAACACCTCAAAAACGAATTTCTCCGCACCCTCTCCCAAGAACTGCGGACACCCATAACTAGCATTAGCCTTGCAGCCCAAACCCTCGAAAGTTTGCTCACAGCAAATAAAGCATTAGATAGAGAACTAGTTTCACAACTTTTGCAGATTCTGCAAAACGAATGTGGACGAGGAAGCAAATTAATTCACGATTTGCTCGCACTGACCCATATAGAAACCAAACCCGACCCCCAGACATTAATTGTTATTGACTTACAAACCTGGCTACCCCCCATTGTCGAATCCTTTCGCGAAGTCACTGCTTGTCAGCGACAGGAGTTAACCCTCAATATTGAAACAGCACTCCCGGCTTTAGAGACAGACATCACCGATTTAGAGCGGGTGGTTACAGAACTCTTGAGCCATGTCTGCAAATATACACCCGTCGGTGAATCGATCACAGTATCAGCCCACCTCACAGCAGACAATCTGCAGATGAGTTTCCGCA